The Pantoea eucalypti sequence ACCGGGTCAGATTTTATCAACAACCTCTAACGCCGTGGCAGCGGCGTTTTTTAACTTTACGGCTGCGTTCTCATCGCTAAACGCTGACCCAGCACGCCACCAAACACATTGACCAGCAACCCCAGAATAATCACTGCCGCGCCCAGCATCTGCTGCCCGGAGAGATGCTCATCCAGCACCAGTGCAGCGGTAACAATCCCCACGACCGGCACCAGCAGCGACAGCGGCGCGACGCGCCAGGTTTCATAGCGACTTAGCAGATTCCCCCAGATGGCATAGCCCACAATGGTGGCGACAAACGCCAGATAGAACAGCGCCAGCACGGTCTGCAGGCCGATATGCAGCAGGCTGTTAACGATGGCGGCCTCGCCATCAAACAGCAGAGAGCAGGCAAAGAAGGGAATGACCGGTACCAGTGCACTCCAGACCACCAGCGACATGATCGGCACACTGCGGTTCCGCATAATGATCTTATTAGTGATATTGCCCAGCCCCCATGACAGCGCCGCCGAGAGTGTCAGCATCATGGTGGTCAGCGTAATACCGGCGCTGGTCTGCCCTTCCATGCCTGCTGTTGCCAGCATAAACATCCCCAGCGTGGCGATGATAATCCCGACAATATGATTCCAGCGCAGCTTTTCCGCCAGCAGCAGCGCGCCCAGCAACAGGGTAAAGAAGGCCTGCGCCTGCAGCACCAGCGAGGCCAGACCGGCTGGCATACCAAGTTTGATCGCCAGGAACAGAAACGCGAACTGACCAAAACTGATGGTCATGCCGTAAACGACCAGCCAGCGCAGCGGGATCGGCGGGCGACGCACAAAGAAAATGGCGGGAAAGGCGACCAGAGAGAAACGCAGTCCGGCGAGCAAAAAGGGCGGCATGCCCTGCAGCCCCAGCTTAATCACCACAAAATTCACGCCCCACGCCACCACCACGCACAGCGCTAACAGCATATCTTTTACCGACATCAGAAACTCCTTGTGCCGCCGTCAGGCGGTGACCGCAATCGGGGTGGCGATATCAGCACAACACGCGTCCCCCACGATGCGAAAATAATCCTCTGCAGCCAGCGCGATCGACTTCTCCAGTTCGCCCGCGTTAAACCATAATGTGCCGACCTGTTGCAGCCGGGAATCCACCCGCAGCGCCAGCCGGTCATCAAAACTAAATGGCGGCACAGCGCCCATGACACAGTCGGTCAGTGCCTGTGCCAGCTCGGGCGCGGCGAAAGAGGATTTTTTGCCACCGATCGCGCGCGCCGCATTTTTAAAATTGATCCGGCAGTCGCCCGGCACAATGGCCAGCAGCTGTCGCGAGGGCGCACCATCCGGCATGCTCACCTCCAGCACCATCGCTTTGGCCGCCTGACCCAGTGCGTTGCCGCGTATCTGGCTGATCTGCTCGGTTTGCCCTACCGCCTCATGCTCCACCACACGGTAGCTGGCCTGATGCTGATCCAGCAGCGCAGTAATCTTTTCAAACGTCGTCATTCCCTTCTCCTTTTCTGGCACAACTTAATGGCACAACCTGGCTTAGCTCCAGGCGATAGCATGTTTCATCTTTTTATCGGTCAGCCCGAAAAAGAACCCCATCGTGATACGGGTATCGCCTTCGACCCGATCAATCTCATGATAAAAAGCGGGATTAAACAGATAGACATCGCCACTGCGCGGTGAAAATTCGCAGATCTCGCTGTGATCAATGACCCCACTGCGATAGCCCAGCTCACCGGCGGTTTTGAACTGCTCATCCTCCGGCGACCACTTTTTGTTGTAGATGCGCAGCGCACCACCCGCGCTGCACTCCTGCAGGCAGACCACGCAGCTGAGCTGATGCAATATTTGTGTCACAACCAGGGAGGTTCCTGCAGCATCGCGCACGATATTGTCGTTATGTAGCGGGTTCGCGACGCCATCAGCATGAAAGCGCACGATAGAACCGGCGTAGTCACCACAACCCGGTTCGTGGGCGATGTTTAAGCTCTCCAGCCGCAGCGCGTGCTGCACCCAGCGGTAAATCTGTTCGCGCAGTGTGTTGAGTGATGCCGGCAGCGCCGGCTGGATATCGCGCAGCTCAGTGAAATAGTTATCAGGTGCCGCCGTATGGCGTGCCAGATAGGGACCCAGCGTGGTCAGCGCGCCATTGGGATAGTGAGAGACACGGATCTTTTCCCGGCAGCTCTGCAGGTCAGTCACCACCGCTTGCCGCACGTCTGGCGTCAGAAAGTTACGCAGCACCAGTAGCGGCACCCGTGCAGTGACGATGTCATCCAGCCAGGTCGATTCCACAAACATGTTGGGATTAATCACGCGGAACTGATTGAAAATTGCCATGTTTATCACTCCCTAAACGGTATTTCATAGAGTTCATGATTATTCATTCGCCGCCAGCTGCCGGCGCTGCCTGGTATTGTCACGGGTTCAGAGGCGATCAGCGTGCAACCGTCCTGTTGCCGAAAATGCATCGTAAAATAGTCCGGCCAGGGGGTGTCGTGCGGATACCACTGCCACGCCCAGGCTTTGTCGCGGGTGACGAAAATGGCATTGCCTGCGCTGCCGCCTGGCTCAACCTGCGCCATCTTTGCGCGCAGATAGTCCCGGGTGAAATCAGCAGGGGTGGTCTGATCCACTAAATAGCGCAGATACTCTTCAGAATCGAAGCGTGATTCCGCCAGGCCGAGCTGACGGTAAATGGTCGGCAGAAAGCCGTTATGCATCATGTACCACTGATGTCCGGCGCTGTTGCGCCACAGCGGATGCGAAAACTCGATCCCCTGATTTTTGCTCAATGTGGCGTGACGCACATGAACCGCCAGAAACCGACTGCGCAGACGATCCACGTCAATACCCGGCAGGGCGTCTGCGAACGGGCCGGTGCCATGCAGGGTGTGAATCTCGCCCTGTTCCAGCCACAGACAGCCCCAGCCATTGGGATGCGATTTGATCGGGCCATCGTGTTCGGCGCCTTCGCCGCAGCTCATGGCGCGTGCTGCCTCCAGAATCTGTGCGCTGTCAAACTGGCCATATGCCAGAATCATCCTGCACATACTTTGTCTCTCCCGGCGGTGACTGATTGCGCGGCAATCACCTGCTTAAACGTGGTC is a genomic window containing:
- a CDS encoding O-acetylserine/cysteine exporter; its protein translation is MSVKDMLLALCVVVAWGVNFVVIKLGLQGMPPFLLAGLRFSLVAFPAIFFVRRPPIPLRWLVVYGMTISFGQFAFLFLAIKLGMPAGLASLVLQAQAFFTLLLGALLLAEKLRWNHIVGIIIATLGMFMLATAGMEGQTSAGITLTTMMLTLSAALSWGLGNITNKIIMRNRSVPIMSLVVWSALVPVIPFFACSLLFDGEAAIVNSLLHIGLQTVLALFYLAFVATIVGYAIWGNLLSRYETWRVAPLSLLVPVVGIVTAALVLDEHLSGQQMLGAAVIILGLLVNVFGGVLGQRLAMRTQP
- a CDS encoding YbaK/EbsC family protein, whose protein sequence is MTTFEKITALLDQHQASYRVVEHEAVGQTEQISQIRGNALGQAAKAMVLEVSMPDGAPSRQLLAIVPGDCRINFKNAARAIGGKKSSFAAPELAQALTDCVMGAVPPFSFDDRLALRVDSRLQQVGTLWFNAGELEKSIALAAEDYFRIVGDACCADIATPIAVTA
- a CDS encoding class II glutamine amidotransferase; protein product: MCRMILAYGQFDSAQILEAARAMSCGEGAEHDGPIKSHPNGWGCLWLEQGEIHTLHGTGPFADALPGIDVDRLRSRFLAVHVRHATLSKNQGIEFSHPLWRNSAGHQWYMMHNGFLPTIYRQLGLAESRFDSEEYLRYLVDQTTPADFTRDYLRAKMAQVEPGGSAGNAIFVTRDKAWAWQWYPHDTPWPDYFTMHFRQQDGCTLIASEPVTIPGSAGSWRRMNNHELYEIPFRE